From the Candidatus Neomarinimicrobiota bacterium genome, one window contains:
- a CDS encoding anthranilate synthase component I encodes MYRKVLADLITPVSAYMRLAKHYSPVLLLESVEGGLRFARYSYICVDPRTIISHTAGTTRIQQGGEDHETNVPFT; translated from the coding sequence GTGTATCGCAAAGTCCTGGCCGATCTGATCACTCCCGTTTCCGCCTATATGCGCTTGGCCAAGCATTATAGCCCCGTTCTACTCCTGGAATCCGTCGAGGGGGGCCTGCGGTTTGCCCGCTATTCTTATATATGCGTCGATCCCCGTACCATTATCTCGCATACTGCAGGGACCACCCGCATTCAGCAGGGAGGGGAGGACCATGAAACTAATGTGCCGTTCACCT